The following nucleotide sequence is from Mytilus trossulus isolate FHL-02 chromosome 9, PNRI_Mtr1.1.1.hap1, whole genome shotgun sequence.
aatttcccttcaacatgcacaactacatagtatgtccttattaaatgaaaaggtttcgtgaaattctgttgtgtggtttgagaggagttgcgatgacaaactgttgcagtagtacgttaaagtaaataagttcaaagggaaaaaaattgaattgcaatttcccgtcgatatgcacaactacatagtatgtcaatattatctgaaaaggtttcgtgaaattctgttgagtggtttgagaggagttgcgatgacaagaaacaggactgacggacggacggactgacggacggacggacggacggactgacggatggacgggtcaaaaacattataccctccgcaactcgttgcgtggggtataataatAAGTGGAAACCTGACTGCTTCACATGTAGGAGAATTATTCAGTGATAGCCCCAGAAAAGTTATAATAGTAGATTGTGATTTTGGAAATATCATCTTGGACTTCAACATTCTtggtattttaacattttgtacattCATCCTGCAGTGTAAATAACAATATGTATtcagataaaggcaacagtagtataccgctgttcaaaactcataaatccatggacaaaaaacaaaaacagggtaacaaactaaaaccgagggaaacgcattaaatataagaggagaactgtcacggaatagaagttccttcataacataagttccaaatggaaaaacttttctggaatattatttccacaggaataaatattatagtagatgttcctaacggaataaatagtatagaatatttgttccgaCAGGTACAgttattatgacattgtttataataaagtttccactggaacttctgttcggtggaacaaatatacgttgacagaacaacgacacaacaccgaaaggcaacacacacagaaactgaccaagcatcagacaaaatacaacgagaataacaaatataacaacaaaaccaaatacatgaatttgggatagacaagtaccgtgccacgtcttatcttaataagTCAGACACATATGTATTTATTCCTACTCTATATATTTACAGGAGTGTGATAGAGTAATGAATGGTGTGTATTATGACTGTGTAAGAGAGCTCAACAAAGCATACAGTGCTTGTAAGAATACACTTAATAATGTTAAGAAGTAAGTATCATTAGTAGTACCTCATGTCTCACAGAGCTTTGATTTATTTCTCTATTGTTGAGAGTTAAACTAAGGTCATTTTCAAACTTTCCTGAACTTAGTTTCtacttttgtatgtattgtatCAATATATTTTCCTACAATATTTGACCAAACTTTCAtcattttaactattttcaatatctataTTTGCATCAGTAAATATTTTTGGTGCATAGATTAATTTCTACTTAATTCACGATGAATCAAAACAAATCTCCCCCTctttttagaagaaaatattCATATTCTTTTCAGTGGTAAACTCAATAGTTTTCAATGGTAAACTCAATAGTTCTCAATGGTAAACTCAATAGTTCTCAATGGTAAACTCAATAGTTCTTAATGGTAAACTCAATAGTTCTCAAGTGCACTCAATAGTTCAAAACAATGTGATTAGCCTGTATAAAAAGTTTATACATTGATTTTGGGAAAATAACAATCAGCAAAAATTACAGTAGCCATCACATTTTTTGCAGGTATGTTCCAGGATTAGATTTAACACCTATCTGTAAAATCCTTGATATAGAACAGGTCTGTGTTATAGTCAAACCATCTTTTGTATGTTCACCAGTCAAAACGCTTGATAATGCAGCTGAGAAACTAGCAGAATCTGCTGTCAATCTGGTCAAGGAAGTCAATAAATGGTTTCAACTGAACATCATCAAGAAGTCCCAGATTGACAATGTTTATAATGCTTCTAAAACAGCTAAAGAATTGATAGCGGAGGTTGATGCCGCCCTAACAGACAAGAAAATAACATTCACTTACATCGTGGAAATTATGAGCAAACTTTTAGCTCTTTCCCTTCTGTTGTTACTAAcccaatcatttttttatttgaaaaattatctaGCCAAGGATGAATTTGATAACATTTACATTACTTCCCAGTTTAAGGGTTATGATTCTGAAACACGCGAGAAAGGACAACAGGGTGTGTTACCTCTTCAAAAGAAGGAAAAGAAACTATACACAGATAGTACATCCTTCATGATGTCTCCAAAAGAAAGAAGTCAGAGTTTGATGGGCATATCTCAGCTCCTCCTACATGTGTTACTGAGTGCTCTGATTGTGTTCCTTAACTATGTACTGTTCTATATATTGTTTCTTGTAAACAGGTATGGCCAGGTGAATGTAGAGGTCactggaaaaagtaaaataaacctAAAGGTCAAAGGAGGACAAATGGCTGCCttaatcaacaattttataaataacattaacattgAAAACACGTACGAGGCTAGTTATAATACAACTGTATGCCTGCCAAGTCCTACGCCTCCTGATGCTACGGACATTCCAGTTCTTTGTTCAGCTTACGCTGCTGCTTTACTCCTGGTTTTACTGCAAGCCTACGGAGCAAGATACAATCGTAAAATATGTGCCTTCTACTATCCTGAACAGGAAATGGAACGTATCGCTTTTCTGCAGAAGAAAATCATTTACAACCGCAAGGGAAGGCACACTTTTATTAAACAGCATGTtacttcattaaaaaaacaaaagatagcTGAGCAGAAAATGTCTGTTAAACAAATGTTATCTGGGATATGTCCCTGCTTTAAAGTGGAACAAACAGATCTAAAATTCTGTATGAACTGTGGAGCTAACCAAGGGTCTAGTCGTACATTACAAGCATGTAAGAACACGGACTGTGATGCAACTTATTGTTTGGaatgtttttatgattttgaacgTGTTTGTCCTATCTGTAGAAAATAATAGCACCGCTTTTATAGTATATATCTAATATCTAATTAACTTTTATAATCAAGATTTAATTAAGAATACATCCCATGATCAACAAGATATGTGTAAAACTGCTCCATCTCTATACTATAttattatcttcttttttttctttgcatttttctttcttttttttttttaaagaataatactATCAAAAAAACTTTAGTTTATAGCAGAAAGAAGTCTACTGTCGGAAATTCTTGTTAAGAATTATATTCTTAGACGGTGCAATCagttatcaaatatttctaagCATTGAAACTGAAGTTACATTTGAATTGTCTCTCTTTGTACAAGCTGTCAGATTATAAGATGCAAAGGAAGattttatgaagaaagtagaaacagatatttcatttgaattaaattgattCTATGCCTTTTTCAGATAACAAAACAAAGTATCAGATTATATTTTCAGTTCCAACCTATTGTTCTATTTCcactttaaaattgagaatagaaatggggaatttgtcaaagagacatcaatCAGAGCAAAGTTAAGTTCATCCTTCTGACCTGAGAGTAGTCTCAGTTCTGACTAACCCTCTATATACATGATGTTTTCCTCATGTAAAAAGGGAAACAtgtaaggattttttttttttataagcattgtatcaaattatttaaacacaATTAACAATCTACATCAATAAAAGTACCTAATCTAAATTTGAGTAAAACTTAATCTAATAAATTTAAGCCTGAATCTGTGgtatgggagacaactctgtCTGGCTTAATGGTTTTTCATTGTGTTAAAAGGTGTCAACAATATGAAGCGATCTGATTGGCTGTGGATGTTTGCATGTATAAATCTGTCCTATAATTATCCACAAAGCACATGCTGTAATGTCAGAGTAGTATACACATGGAAAACCTTACCTAAATGGATTTAATCACATTATTTTTGGTgtttattctttgttttgtGGACTTTACGACTCCCAATAGGAACGATGACATGTGGGAAGCACTGTCGTGTAAGTACAACATCAATTGGAATTTAATTGGATCAATTTAAACTattaaaaacaatctatttaCATTAGGAAATTTTAACTACTGTTTTGTAATTTGGtctataataaaatgaaaataaaattcagaaaaaaaagacaatcaaaTCATGACGAATgctgttaatttaaaaaaaaaacaaaaaaaaaacatttaatcaaaGTCACTTAACTGAtacaatcaaaatttaatttcctTAATTTTCCTCATAAAAAAGAAGCTAGGTTGCCAATAGGTAATTTTGGGGGGTAAAAAACATAGTTAAGTTTCAAATATTGACGAACACTTCTGAGTGTTTATCAACATGGTTAATCAAATAGTTAGATCTATTTACatctaaatatttgttttacttcaaAAGAGAGACAAATTAAACTGAACACTGTTCACTATGACAGAGGTTTAAAGTTCTAATAGGAATCTGAAGATTGGAAATAATGGCAGGTGATATAAGGATCTATAACTGATAATcgacagaaaaataaaagaataatatccatatttagaaaaattacaaattattaccATGGAAAccataaatataatattacacCTGTTATTAGTTCGCAGACTATtgattaaatatgtattttatagttattCCACATAAGGACTGACGAGTCTCAAGAGTGCTGATCAAACGTTCAGTTCCTTGGTAATGTTTGGATAGAACGGTTTAAAATGACACAATAACATGACATACCAAAAAAATAGGCTCCCAATTGATTTACAGTTTTCTGGATGCAAATAGAATAAATTGAAGCAATCTAAAAGTAAATATACTGTAAAATAATGACAGGACTAAGGTTAACACATTAATGTTCTAATATGCAAAACTAAAGTCTGAAGGAAACATATATCAATTCTCCTTTGAATGCatagtttcacattttgtcatgtcacTAAGGCCTTTCATAGTTCACTATATGGTATCGAGTTTCTTTATTGTTGACAAAGACAGTATAAGGGTACATTAAGGGCATCAATGTACACTGGGTGATTATCTGTCTCCAGGcctgtagccaggaatttccaaggggggGTTCGTTGGattcacaaactcgactttaacagtcacaattacaTCAGAACATTGACTTCAActgtgcttatttgttttcaagggggggggggggggggtcgttcAAATCCCCCCTGTCTACTGGTATGGTGTCTAAGAATCTTTTGACttctatctttttttatttaccttggtgttcagtatttttgtccATTGGTTCAATTTAATCAGATGTTTTAGATATGTTTGAAGGCCtataacaaaaaatgtcaaGTACTTTGCAATCTTTGATACTActagatataaataaattctCTATACAAACCTGTCAGCCATTTCTATTCTgtcattttctcattgttgggATTAATGTCACTTACCtacaatagaaaataataacaaggtaaaaaacaaaaataataaaaaattaattgttAGTCATTTAGCTGTGGTTACTAATAAGCAACATCATAatctaaatcttttaaaaacttAGGGTTAGTTTATTTCTCCATCAATATTATAAGGGTTTAATCTGAGATTGTCTCTGTGACAGCATATCAAAATATACCATAcatataatatcaatgataaattcATATGAAGTTTCAGACATACgtacacacacacaaaaagaaatataattctaagtaaacaaaatcaaaatttccaGTAAACTTGAATTTACAAGctggaaaattttgacaaatggAAAAGAAAGGATGTGGtttcatttaatcaaaatttcaacattttatgaaaatgaccattctctaaacattaaatttatactcatatatatactaaaaagaacaatatgataCATGTCATTGTCTCTACTTGTCTCTACCCAGTGGATATGAATAGAAAGATTCACTATGTCATTTAAACGTATAAAATTGCATTTAGCAAGAGGTTATAGGttccttttattttcatcttcccggctattcaaattcatttcGGCTCTGAGCATTTTTaataaagatttattgtaaattcagaacaGCGTGAACATAGTtaattcttttttgaatttttaaaaactaccCTTTTGTCATTCCTACATAGCTAATGACAGaatttttccttattttgttttcttgaaaGAGTGAAACCTACCAATTGTAAATACCCAGCACCTTGCCAATTATCCGTTTCAAACAGTGCCATGCATTTTAAAGGTTTCAAACAGCACCCTGCCGATTATTGGTTTAAAACATGACCATATGTAAATATGCTACTGAGGAAGTTAAATTACAAGTAACAAGGGAAAATTCATCTACATTCATCCATCATAGCTATATAACCAATGtcatacttttatttgtttttctctctaaattgaatgaaaaatcaATGGCTAAAATCAACCTAATTATAGTCATACTGAAAATAAATCCACATAACACAACCACCTGGTCCTAAAAAAATTAGCTTCCTGTTGGTTGTAAATGTATGAATTTGTACGGTAAAATTTCAATTTAGCATCCGGAGTGTAGCATGAGTCTTGCTGTAGGACATCGTACAACCCGATCATATCCCATGTATTGTATAGAGAAAATAGATTAAATTCTCAATCGATAAATAAATAGGAAAATACTCGAGAATCGTCGATCAATTTAGCGTTAACTTTAACGTTTGACTTGATTAAAGGTAACAGCATTAGGACTCTTCATTTCCGTTTTACACACTGGTATGGCTGACTTAAATTGGGAACTGAGACTTCAAAACATACTAATCAAAAACTGTTGTATGTCTTATTCTTCTTAGAGTTTAAATCATACAAAGACAACGTAACACAAAACCAATCTTTTTGTGAAAGCTTCCGTCAAATCCATGGGACTTtctttactttcattttttgttcttttgttctTGAGATGAATTTGCATGCATAAATCTATATACAACTTGGTTGACAATaaaaccaatttattttttcatccaATCTAATTTCAAATGCATGAAAAGTGTATAAactttttccttttcttttccAAGTATAAAAAATTACCATTAAAAATGAGTATGCATGGAAAACTTTAAATTAATACTTAGATCAACAAGCAATTCACTTTCAATAAATCACCATAGAcacatataaattttaaaactcctcgcattttttatttgtctatCCTATTTTTCTCAGGAGCCGCAGCAGTTTAGATGGTCAATTGTTAGTTCATGTCTTTcatactttttgttttcataactctatttgttataaataagcCTGTAAGTTTTATCAATTGAACTGTTTCGCATTTAAAACGACAGGGCATTTTGTAGCAAACTATACAGTATTgaattttatcattgttgaaggctgtacaatGTAACCTGTacttgcttacatccacttcatttgaactttgtgtATACTTGTCTCACCAGCAATCCTACCACATCACTTTATTTTTTGGtctataaattatttgtatttgtaccAGTGTACCAATCAGCAAAATTTTGCAATGTCATATAAACATCTTGCAAAGCAAACTAAAATAACATTCAGTTCAATTGCCAactgtaacaataatataaaaaattt
It contains:
- the LOC134682925 gene encoding DC-STAMP domain-containing protein 2-like is translated as MTERKVRMTHADKTPGSSKLESIKRKSDDPPSYNDAMRFPDNYHNTFPDKLFKSERHTFTCLKAIFGIFSGILTGGILFVLLIYSFGFALDIAGYISIGVTALACLGLALSVHVRCIVVLMIPSLFTGRGRVAILAVILGLLLSRPIKNISINTSEVSRSMACSTELFQNQSHSLRQQLQVPIEQIKVALGKQAEDIKMLGTAIDKAIEPIYNALVAVKKGVKLVSGALDTASQECDRVMNGVYYDCVRELNKAYSACKNTLNNVKKYVPGLDLTPICKILDIEQVCVIVKPSFVCSPVKTLDNAAEKLAESAVNLVKEVNKWFQLNIIKKSQIDNVYNASKTAKELIAEVDAALTDKKITFTYIVEIMSKLLALSLLLLLTQSFFYLKNYLAKDEFDNIYITSQFKGYDSETREKGQQGVLPLQKKEKKLYTDSTSFMMSPKERSQSLMGISQLLLHVLLSALIVFLNYVLFYILFLVNRYGQVNVEVTGKSKINLKVKGGQMAALINNFINNINIENTYEASYNTTVCLPSPTPPDATDIPVLCSAYAAALLLVLLQAYGARYNRKICAFYYPEQEMERIAFLQKKIIYNRKGRHTFIKQHVTSLKKQKIAEQKMSVKQMLSGICPCFKVEQTDLKFCMNCGANQGSSRTLQACKNTDCDATYCLECFYDFERVCPICRK